DNA sequence from the Hoylesella buccalis ATCC 35310 genome:
AAACACCAAAAGCATTATTGAGTGTCTTTTCTGTGTCAGCAATCAGTGGGAAGGGTAGCTGGTGCTTCTCAATGAACTTCTTGTGCGATTTCTCGTCTTGCACGCTAACACCCACTACGGCATAGCCTTGGGCTAAAAAGCGTTCGTAGTTGTCGCGCAGGTTACAAGCTTCGGTGGTACATCCTGGCGTGTTGTCCTTTGGGTAGAAATACAACACCAATTTCTTGCCTTTGAAATCATCCAACTTCAGTTCATTACCGTCTTGGTCGCGTCCCAATATCTCGGGCGCCTTGTCTCCTATCTTCATATTTGTATTGTTTTTAAACATTCGGGTCTATGCCCGAGCGTGTGATGAATATTGATGTTACGAAGATAAGCAAAATATATGATATATTGTTTGTACGTTGCTCTTTTCTTTGAGTTTTCTGTATTTGTCCAAAAAAATAACCAAAAAACTACCTTTGAAAAATCACATTCTAGAAAAAATCAATAGGCCAACAAGGAGTAAGAATGCTCGTTTTTTGGGAAAAAAGTCCGAACGGTGGTGCTAAAGCATGGAGATTATGCTGATAGATGTAGCTTTTTAGGAGCCAAGTGTCATACCATTGAAGGACAATAGCTATGACTTTAGGCTCTTAAAGCAATGCTTTTGTTTCGTAAAAGCATAGTGAACGGTCTGGAAATTAGGTAATGGTTCCGCAATGAATTGTGCTTCAATAAGATAATGAAGTGCGCCATATTTCGCTTATTTGAGCCGTGCGGACAGTTTGCTTGTTTACAAGCGAAATATGAGCAGGGTGTTGTCAAGAAAATTCAGCATTGAAGAAAGTTGCGAACATCATTCAACATCCATGGTGATATTTGCGGAGGGATGCCATAACTTTCCTTGCCATGTGTTCCGTTCAACCATTCTTTGCGTCAACAAATTCATCCATTCATAAGGCTTCAGTCCCCATTTGGGTGCGATGACCCTGTCTGGCGGTGACATGCTGACAAAGCGTTCGAGCACCAAATCATTTCGAAGACGCTCTATGTAGCGGATGATGACGTCAAGATATTGATCAACCGTGTAGGTGTGGAATGGGGATTCTGCGTACTGTTTTGCCAGTAGCGTGTGCCGTATCACCTGCATTTGGTGAATTTTCAGCACGTCGATGGGTAGCGACGAGATGATGGGAGCCTGCCCAATACTGTCTTCGCCCGACTCGCCCGGCAGTCCGATGATGACGTGTGCGCCTGTCAGGATGCCCCTATCGTGCGTCTTTTCTATTGCTGCTTTGCTGCATTCAAAGGTGTGTCCTCGGTTAATGCGCTGCAGTGTGTCGTTGTTGGTCGTCTCTACACCATATTCTATTAAGAGGAAAGTCTGCTTGTTCAGTTGTTCCAAATAGTCCAACAGCTGGTCGCTCATGCAGTCGGGACGGGTACCGATGACGATGCCCACGATGTCTTCCACCAGCAAAGCCTCTTCATATATGCGCTTGAGTGATTCGATAGAAGCGTAAGTATTGGTGTAAGCTTGGAAGTAAGCGAGGTATTTCATGCCGTGATACTTGCGCGAAAAGAACGCCTTTCCATCTTCCAACTGTTCTTGAATGGTCTTCCTGGGGTTGCAATAAGAGGGATTGAACGCTCGGTTGTCACAGTAAGTGCAGCCACCTGTTAACAGCTTGCCATCCCGATTAGGGCAGGTAAAGCCCGCGTCAACGGAAATCTTCTGCACCGGACCATCAAAATACGTGCGAATCCACGAGCCAAAGTCACGATATAATTGTTTCATTCACTTGCAAAAATACGCAAAATTGCCTATCTTTGCAATCATTAGCATTAAGAAATCAAGCAGAATGAAAAAGATCATTTTAGGGATTATAGCACTGTTCATGGCAACTTTAAGCGTCCATTCGGCAAAGCGAATTACTTTGAAGGCCATCCAAGATGGTGCTTTTGCGGCAGAGCGTTTGAGCGGAATTAAACCCATAGCGGGTACCGACCAGTATGCAAGAATCAGCAAAGACGGCAATCGTGTTGTCAGGTACTCGTTCAAGACGGGGAAGCAGACGGCCGTGCTGTTTGACGTGAACCATACGATGGGTTCGAAAATCGATTCGTTCGACGGGTATATCCTGTCGCCGGACGGTGCGAAAATGCTCATCCAGACTAAGACCGAACGTATTTATCGCCGTTCGTTCAAAGCACAATATTATATCTATACCATTGCCAGTACAAAGTTGGAACCCCTTTCGGAGGGAGGACCGCAGCAGGTTCCGGTGTGGTCGGCAGACAGTAGACAGATTGCTTTCGTGCGTGACAACAACATCCACCTCATTAAACTCTTGTACGACAACGCTGAAAGTCAGGTCACCAAAGACGGTAAGTTCAATGAAATTATCAACGGAGTGCCTGATTGGGTGAATGAAGAAGAGTTTGGACACAATCTTTCGTTCTGCTTTAACGCCGACGGAACCAAGATTTGTTGGATCAAATACGACGAGTCTAACGTCAAGAGTTATGCCTTACAACTTTTCAAGGGCATGCACCCCGAGCAGCATCAATATGCAGATTATCCGGGACTGTATACTTATAAATATCCCAAGGCCGGTCAGGACAATTCCAAGGTGTCGGTGTGGAGCTATGATGTAAAGAGCCATCAAACCCGCCAGTTGCAAGTTCCGTTGGATGCCGATGGCTATGTTCCCCGCATCAAGCCAACGACCGATCCCAACAAGGTTATCGTTTACACCTTGAATCGCCATCAGGACGAAATGCATTTGTATGCCGTTAATCCATCAAGTACCGTGGCTACGCTGTTGATTAAGGAGCGTGTACCGAAGTATGTCAAGGAAGAGGCCATGAAAGGTGTCATCATTGGCGAGAACAGCATTTTGCTGCCCAGCGATCGGGACGGGTATATGAAGGGGTATCTGTATAACATGAACGGTCAGATGATTAGAACCATCGGGAATGGTTCCTATGACATTACCGCTTGGTATGGCTACGACGAAAAAACCGGTGATGTTTACTATCAAGCTGCCGCACTGAATGCTCACGACCGTCAGATTTATGTTTCGCACAAGAATGGTAAGACCGATCGACTGACGCAGCAACAAGGGTGGAACGTTGCGCAGTTCTCTGGCGATTATCAATACTTCATCAATACATGGAGCGATTACGATCATCCGTATGTATATACCGTTCGGGACAATAAAGGAAAGGTGATGTCCACGCTGATTGACAATGCGTCTTTGCGAAAAAAAATAGCGAACTACGGTTGGACACCCAAGGAAACTTTTTCTTTCACCACGTCTGAAGGCGTAAAGTTGGACGGATGGATGGTGAAACCCGCTCAATTCAATGCTTCTAAACAATATCCGGTTATCCTCTTTCAGTATAGTGGACCGGGTAGCCAACAAGTGACCAACTCATGGAATGCGGGTTCCATGGGGCAGGGAGGTGCTTTTGATTATTATCTGGCACAACAGGGTTTTATAGTCGTTTGTGTTGATGGCAGAGGCACTGGCGGTAGAGGTTCTGAGTTCGAGAAAGTGGTTTATCAGCGGTTAGGAGAATTAGAATCCAAAGATCAGGTGGAAACAGCTCTGTGGCTTGGCAAGCAGTCGTATGTTGACAAGAACCGCATTGGCATTTGGGGATGGAGCTATGGCGGTTTCAACACACTGATGAGCATGAGCGAGGGACGTGGCGTGTTCAAGGCTGGTGTAGCCGTAGCGCCTCCTACCAATTGGAAGTTTTATGACACGGTTTATACCGAGCGATACATGCGAACACCCAAAGAAAATCCCGATGGATATGCCGTTAATCCGATAGAGCGGGCGGCAAAGCTGCATGGTGTCTTATTGATTTGTCATGGTTTGGCCGATGATAATGTGCATCCACAAAACACATTTGAGTATGCAGAGGCATTGGTTCAGGCTGACAAAGACTTTAAAGAGATTTATTATACCAACCGCAATCATAGTATTTATGGCGGTAACACCCGCAATCACTTGATGCGGCAGATAGCAAACTTCTTTATTGACGAACTGAAATAACCCTATCGGGTGGTCTGTTGATTGAACGTTTGTAATCAGTAACGCCATGACGTAGACATTTGTCTTATCGCCATGGCGTTACTGGTTAATTGATGAAAGGAATGAACTATTCGCAAATTCCAGCTTCGAGCCATTGGTTGGCCAACGCTTGTGCGTCTTTGCGAGCCGTCTGTTTGTCTACATCATACTCTTGCGTGAGCAATTCTACCAAGTCGTCAACGGTAAAATCCTTGCCCTGAATGGCATTCCACAAGTAAGCTGAGGTTTCATTCATGGATATGATGTTACTGAAGTCGATGTTTTCTCTACCTTCAGCAACGATGACTTGCTCACCACACACGTTGCGTAGATTAAATCCTGTTTTTGCTTTCATATTATCTATTATTGTTTTCTGATTAAATTGGTCCAAACAGCGGAATCCATATTCTTCTGTACGCAGCCAACAGGTAGCGTCTGACGGGATAAAGTGCCGTCCAAATGTGCGAATAGGTGCGCCATTTGATGTCGTTTGTCTTATCGAGTTTGGTGCGGCCTTTGCGGTAAAAGCCAATCGCATACCCATGTACGTCATGGACATGACACACCTCTGTTCCTAAGTTTCCGTCTCCTCTTAGTGTGACCGTTTCTCCTTGAATCTTGATAATTCGGTGTAAGACATAATGCTTCGGGGCTGTTTCTGCTAAAACCGCATCGCCCACTTGTATGTCTTTGGCCTTGGCCAGGAGTGCTTTGTCACGATTGTCCTCAAGGAAAGGGCGCATGCTGAAGCCTCTCAATTGCAAAGTTACCGTATGTCCTTCGTTCAAAAGTGTGATAACTTCAGGGAGAAACTTACGGTTTTCAATCTGCAACTCTTTAGCAGCAGGTTGATGACTATGCGTGTTTTTGGGATTTGAAGACATGGCCACTCTCTTTTGTTATCCTCCTTTTTATTGTTTTGCAATAGCCTTATGGCAAACTTCGGCAGCCTCTTTGTTGGGAAGACAGTGCAGAATGTAGATGCCAGTTGTTTCAATAATGTGGGTGACGGTGTCACAGATGCGGTTAAATATGTCTTTGTCCCATTTCATCATGGAGCATGAAACGAGCATGGAGGCAAAGGCTTCGACGGGTTTAAGCGGCTCAATGCTGTTTGCACTGGCACGGTCTATTTGTGTGATGGCGCCCAATTTGGCTTTCACATTTCGATAACAAGGCGTCTTCCCACTCCATGGACTGCCATAAATATAGGGCTTGCCATCGATTATTCTGATGACGGGATTGTCGTCGTTCATCAAGTCGCAGCCTTCAAGATATCGCAGCCACATGCTCACTTGTGTGCTTTTTCCGGTTCCACTCTTGGCAATAAAGGCATATCCATAGCCTGCCTGTCGAACCAGTGAAGCGTGAATGAGGAGGGTTTCTTTGCGGCTTCCTGCAAAAGCAAAGATCAACATAAGTGCGTTACTCAATCCAAAACAGCGCATGTTGTAGTTCCCATTGAGTGCGCACTTACAGTGTTTGAAGTCTTTGTCGGTTTGTAGCATGCAGCAATCTGCACCCTTTACATTCTTAATAATATATTGATAGCCGCCGTTGTCGAGTAAATCCACGGTGGTATCGCCATTCCCTGTTTCGAACTTTCTGATTAGTTCGCGCTTGTCTTTGGCGATGGGTTTTAAGTTATCATCTACTGTCAGCTCAAAAAAAAGCTCATCATCTTCTTCGAATTTTTCACTTCTGAAAGGTTCAAAAGAAGGGATGAGATGCATATTGTTCTTCTGTGAAGGAAGAAAACTGATGCAGAGATGATGGTCAGCTATGGTGAAATAGTTTGTTTGTAAGTCCATGAAAGCCGGTATTCTTCAGGTAAAAATCTATTGTTTTGTATCTTTAGCTGCCGCAGGATGGTTCGTTTCAATGATTCCTTTCTCTGCCAATTTTTGTTTTCTTTTGGCTTGTTTCTTCGCTATCTTTGCCGCTTTTTTAGCCTCTTTGGCTTTTCTTTTAGCCGCTTTTTCTTGTTCCAAGTCACTAGCCTGAGGCATTATGCCCTGATACCTGAAGTTTGTTGCTGTAATATATTTGATGGTATACTTTCCACTCTTCTCATATTTCTTCCGCATGGAAAGATATTTTTTTTCAATTTTCTTCTGATCTTTGGCGAAAGTTGTGATGCAAGTGGGGCTTACAGCACCAATAGAACGTAGGTAATTTTGCAGTTGATAGGAATAATTTTCTCTGCTGAACAAGAAGTTTGATTTGCCGATATAGGCGGAATCAACATATTGTATCTCCGTGATGTAGATGGTAGAATCGTTAAACGATGCAGCAAAACCGAACATGTGCGTGCCTGTTGTTTCTTTTGCGGCATTGACATGCATGGAAATCACAATGGTGAAAATAATCAATAAGAGTTTTCTAACTTTCATATTTCTAACTGTAAAGATGCTTTTCCATAGGTGAAATAGCATCTAAAAAAATAATCTTTTTACCTGTTTACGCTCATCTGCCTAAGTAGGCTTTGAGCTGTTTACTCTTCGTATTTTGTCTGAGCCGGCGCAAAGCCTTCTCCTTGATTTGTCTGACGCGTTCGCGTGTGAGGCCAAATTTATCCCCAATTTCTTCCAGTGTCATCTCTCTTTGGTTGATGCCATAGAAGCATTCGATGATGTTCCGTTCACGTTCATTCAGGACATTCAATGCACTGGCTACCTCTTCTCGCAACGATTCCATCACCAACTCGTTGTCTGCCATGGGTGATTCTGTGTTGGGAAGCACGTCCAAGAGGCTGCTATCCGCTCCTTCCATGATGGGTGCGTCCACAGAGATGTGCTTACCATTGACTTTCATGGCCTCTACAATCTTGTCTTCTGGCAGGTCTATCTGGTCAGCTATCTCATCAACATTTGGCCTTCTTTCGTGCTCTTGTTCAAATTTATTTAGAATCCGATTGATTTTGTTGACCGACCCTACTTGATTCAAAGGAAGCCTTACGATTCTACTTTGTTCGGCTATAGCTTGCAAGATGCTTTGTCTAATCCACCAAACGGCATACGATATAAATTTGAACCCACGTGTCTCATCAAATTTTTCTGCGGCCTTGATTAGTCCCAAGTTACCTTCATTGATCAAATCAGGCAGACTTAAACCTTGATTCTGGTACTGCTTTGCCACTGAAACCACGAATCTCAAATTGGCTTTGGTCAACTTTTCTAATGCTTTTCGGTCACCTTTTTTGATGCGTTGAGCCAATTCAATTTCTTCTTCAATGGAGATTAGGTCTTCATGTCCAATCTCTTGAAGATACTTATCGAGAGCAGCACTTTCCCGATTCGTAATTGATTTTGTGATTTTCAGTTGTCTCATTGTTGGTTTGCCCAATTTGATGGATAGTTGCAAATGTAGTTGTTTTCAATGGAATGAACAAATTTTGTCCTATAAAATACTTATTAGCTATCTATTTTTGACTTTCGATTTTGAATCTACATTTATTTTCTTTGGCATCCATCAGAAAAAGTTTACCTTTGTATTGATAAATATTGAGTTTTATGACATATAGTATCGAAAAGGTTACCACACTGATAGGTGCGCGGCGTTATGGGACAAAAAATGCACAGATAGGCTTTATCTTAACAGACAGTCGATCGCTCTGTTTTCCCGAAGAAACTTTATTTTTTGCTTTGGTGACCGATCGTAACAATGGTCATCATTATATTCCGGAACTCTATCAGCGTGGTGTACGCAACTTTGTGGTTTCGGCTGTGCCGGTTGGTTACGA
Encoded proteins:
- the bcp gene encoding thioredoxin-dependent thiol peroxidase encodes the protein MKIGDKAPEILGRDQDGNELKLDDFKGKKLVLYFYPKDNTPGCTTEACNLRDNYERFLAQGYAVVGVSVQDEKSHKKFIEKHQLPFPLIADTEKTLNNAFGVWGEKSMCGRKYMGTFRTTFIIDEEGKIERIITPKEIKVKEHAQQILG
- a CDS encoding TIGR01212 family radical SAM protein (This family includes YhcC from E. coli K-12, an uncharacterized radical SAM protein.): MKQLYRDFGSWIRTYFDGPVQKISVDAGFTCPNRDGKLLTGGCTYCDNRAFNPSYCNPRKTIQEQLEDGKAFFSRKYHGMKYLAYFQAYTNTYASIESLKRIYEEALLVEDIVGIVIGTRPDCMSDQLLDYLEQLNKQTFLLIEYGVETTNNDTLQRINRGHTFECSKAAIEKTHDRGILTGAHVIIGLPGESGEDSIGQAPIISSLPIDVLKIHQMQVIRHTLLAKQYAESPFHTYTVDQYLDVIIRYIERLRNDLVLERFVSMSPPDRVIAPKWGLKPYEWMNLLTQRMVERNTWQGKLWHPSANITMDVE
- a CDS encoding S9 family peptidase, producing MKKIILGIIALFMATLSVHSAKRITLKAIQDGAFAAERLSGIKPIAGTDQYARISKDGNRVVRYSFKTGKQTAVLFDVNHTMGSKIDSFDGYILSPDGAKMLIQTKTERIYRRSFKAQYYIYTIASTKLEPLSEGGPQQVPVWSADSRQIAFVRDNNIHLIKLLYDNAESQVTKDGKFNEIINGVPDWVNEEEFGHNLSFCFNADGTKICWIKYDESNVKSYALQLFKGMHPEQHQYADYPGLYTYKYPKAGQDNSKVSVWSYDVKSHQTRQLQVPLDADGYVPRIKPTTDPNKVIVYTLNRHQDEMHLYAVNPSSTVATLLIKERVPKYVKEEAMKGVIIGENSILLPSDRDGYMKGYLYNMNGQMIRTIGNGSYDITAWYGYDEKTGDVYYQAAALNAHDRQIYVSHKNGKTDRLTQQQGWNVAQFSGDYQYFINTWSDYDHPYVYTVRDNKGKVMSTLIDNASLRKKIANYGWTPKETFSFTTSEGVKLDGWMVKPAQFNASKQYPVILFQYSGPGSQQVTNSWNAGSMGQGGAFDYYLAQQGFIVVCVDGRGTGGRGSEFEKVVYQRLGELESKDQVETALWLGKQSYVDKNRIGIWGWSYGGFNTLMSMSEGRGVFKAGVAVAPPTNWKFYDTVYTERYMRTPKENPDGYAVNPIERAAKLHGVLLICHGLADDNVHPQNTFEYAEALVQADKDFKEIYYTNRNHSIYGGNTRNHLMRQIANFFIDELK
- a CDS encoding PqqD family protein gives rise to the protein MKAKTGFNLRNVCGEQVIVAEGRENIDFSNIISMNETSAYLWNAIQGKDFTVDDLVELLTQEYDVDKQTARKDAQALANQWLEAGICE
- a CDS encoding S24/S26 family peptidase; this translates as MSSNPKNTHSHQPAAKELQIENRKFLPEVITLLNEGHTVTLQLRGFSMRPFLEDNRDKALLAKAKDIQVGDAVLAETAPKHYVLHRIIKIQGETVTLRGDGNLGTEVCHVHDVHGYAIGFYRKGRTKLDKTNDIKWRTYSHIWTALYPVRRYLLAAYRRIWIPLFGPI
- a CDS encoding RNA polymerase sigma factor RpoD/SigA, whose amino-acid sequence is MRQLKITKSITNRESAALDKYLQEIGHEDLISIEEEIELAQRIKKGDRKALEKLTKANLRFVVSVAKQYQNQGLSLPDLINEGNLGLIKAAEKFDETRGFKFISYAVWWIRQSILQAIAEQSRIVRLPLNQVGSVNKINRILNKFEQEHERRPNVDEIADQIDLPEDKIVEAMKVNGKHISVDAPIMEGADSSLLDVLPNTESPMADNELVMESLREEVASALNVLNERERNIIECFYGINQREMTLEEIGDKFGLTRERVRQIKEKALRRLRQNTKSKQLKAYLGR